CCGCCAAGGACAGGCGCGGCTTTCAACAGAATTCCGGTCAACAGGGGATTGACGAAAATAACATGGGCGTCCGCGTAAGAGGGGTCCCCCCATCCGTCAAGTACGGACGCAATCACCAGATCGTCATTGGATTGGTACGCCACGCCCACAAGGCTCCAGGCCAGAACCAGAAGCAGCAGGTTGAACCATACGGGATGGAGCAGAGGGAAAAGCGATACCCATCTCCAAATCTGTTTCAACATAAGCAAATTCCCTGACTTTACAGACTGTTTTCCCTGTTCGGGAACGCATACTAGAAACGGGGAAAATGAAAGTCAAGAGCCGATCCGGATGAACAAACCGGGGGGATAAAAGACTGTACCCACCTTCTTAACGGTTCAGGCAGATGATAATGCCCGCGATGATCATCGCGTTGCCGCACACCTTGCGCAAGGTGATTGGTTTGCCGAAAAAAATCCGGTCAAACAAAAGGATGTACACGTATGCGGAGCATTCCAGCACATTCACCGTAATCATCGGCAGGTGGGACAGGCAATAAAACGTCAGCAGGCAGCAGCCCAAAAAAACGGAATATGCCGCTATCGTGGCCGGATTCACGAAATAGGAAAGGCCGGTCAGCCGGTCATTCATGGCGGACTTTTTCAAAACCACCTGGGAACAGGAAGCCAGAAAAACGGAAAACAGATTCAGTCCGATGTAAAATTCCTCACTCATGCGCATCCTCCGTGGAGACCAAAATAATACCGCCGATGACCAGCGCCGCTCCCGCCGCCAGCGTCCAGGAAAGGGCCTCCCCCAGGCAAAGCCATGCCAGCAGGATGCCCCAGATCACCACGGCGGAACGGTTGGCATAAGCTACGCCCAGGTTAAATTTTTTCAGCATGACCTGCCATCCCGCCGCATAAATGCCCAACAGGAACAGCACGCCGGCCAGCAGGGCGAACCGGCGCCAGTCCGTCCAGCCGTAAGGGGCGGCCATACGCCCCAGGACGGTATTCAGCGCATAAACAATAAACAGCAGATGCAGAATCAGGTAATTGATCATGAGAGAAAAAAGGTGGGGAAAACTCACTCATACCGGCGCGCCACCACTACGGCGGGCCGGTGCTTGGTTTCCTTGTAAATTTTGGATATGTAAAT
This region of Akkermansia muciniphila genomic DNA includes:
- a CDS encoding EamA family transporter; the encoded protein is MSEEFYIGLNLFSVFLASCSQVVLKKSAMNDRLTGLSYFVNPATIAAYSVFLGCCLLTFYCLSHLPMITVNVLECSAYVYILLFDRIFFGKPITLRKVCGNAMIIAGIIICLNR